From Paenibacillus sp. PvR098:
GCAATCAACACAAGCACGACCGTAGCTCCAGGAGCCAAATCCCATACCCCCGCGGATGTCAAGCCTATGAGTACTGCCGTCTCAGCGAATAAGATCGACCAGAAGATCGAGTGCTTGAAGCTTCGTGCGACAAGCAAACTGCATGCGACCGGTATCGTTAATAATGAGGAGACTAGCAGTGCGCCTACAATTTTGATCGAGACGCTGATCACCAGCGCCGTCAGCATCGTAATCATGATGTTATAGAAGCGGAGCGGCAGACCGCTGACTCCGGCTGCATCCTCATCGAAGAACAGCAGAAACATTTCTTTGTAATTGATGAGTACAAAGGCCGATACTACAACAGCTACAATGCCAACGACCCATAAGTCGGTGCTGTCAAGCGTATAGATGCTTCCGAATAAATAACTCATTACATTGATGTTAAACCCTTTGCCCATCGTAAAAAGAAACGTAGCGAGCGCGATGCCGCCGGACATGATGATGGCGATCGATAGCTCCGCATACGTTTTGTAGGCTTTACGCAGCCATTCGATAGCGAAGGATGCGAGCAGCGCGAATATCAGCCCTACCCCAATCGGATACACGTTGATCAAGAATCCGAGGGCCACACCTGCAATCGACACGTGAGCGAGCGTATCCCCGATCATGGACAAACGGCGTAGCACCAGAAATACCCCCATGAGCGGGGCTGTCAGTCCGATCAGAAGGCCGCCGAGCAGCGCGCGCTGAAAAAAATATTCGGTAAATATATCCAACCCTTTTCTCTCCTATCTACTGTTACAAACCGATTGCTGCTTTGCAGGCTAAGTAAGTACTTCCATCTTTTCTCTAAGCTGCTGCATCGAATGGGTTAAGTCCGTTTCCCTGCAATTCTCCGGCTCGTGCGTGTGCTTAACGTAGAAAGACAGCCCGCCGCTCTTCTCCGCAGGCTCACTCCCGAGATACGACTCCATCATATCCATATCATGAGAAACCATCAAGAACGTAATATGGTGATGCTGGTGCATATGGCGAATCATACGGAAAAATCCGGCCTGCGTCTCCGCATCGATCCCAACGGTAGGCTCGTCCAAAATAAGCAGCTCCGGATTATTCACGAGCGCCCTGGCAAGAAACACCCGCTGCTGCTGTCCACCGGACAATTGACCGATCCTGCGGTCAGCCAAATCCTCGATCCGCATCGCGTACAGCGCATCGTCGCATTTGCTCCGCTGCTGCTTCGTCAGCCGCCGGAACATGTTTTTCTTCCCGAACAGACCGGAGGTGACCACCTCGCGGACAGTTGCCGGGAACAGAGGATTGAGCGCATTCTTCTGCGGCACGTACCCGATTCGTTCCCAATCTCGAAACTCTTTGAGTGATTGGCCGAACAAACGAATCTCACCGGAGGTAGGCTTCAGCAGGCCAACAATCATTTTGAGCAGTGTAGTTTTGCCGGCTCCGTTAGCACCGATCAACCCGACAAAATCACGCTCCAGAATCGAATAGCTCAGGTTTTGTATTACGGTTTTGTTCTCATAAGAAAAAAAGACGTCATCGATCGTAACGATCTGCTGATGACATCCGGATTGAGCATGGTTTAGCATAGCAAAGCTCCTTAGTCGAAGGTCTCCCTTCTATTGTAATGCTTTTAATAAATTATTCAAATTGTTTTCCATAATTGACACATAATCCTCACCTTGCTGGACCTGTTCCTCCGTTAGCCCTTCGATCGGATTCAGCACAAGGGTCTCCACCCCCGCATCATTGGCCAGCGTTCGAGCCAACTTATCGGAGACTAGCTCTTCAAAGAATATATATTTAAGCTGATTATCTTTTATGAATTTAAGAATTCCCTGCATATCTTTCGAGGTCGGTTCGGCATCTGCCGAAAGGCCCATAATCGATTTTTGAGTCAAACCATACTCATGTGCCAGGTATCCGAACGATTGGTGCGATACGACGATTTCTTTCTTGGATGTGCCTGCCAGCTTCTCATTGTATTGGTTATGCAGCTCATCCAGCTGATCAGAGAGCTTTTTGAAGTTGGCTTCGTAGTCTGCTTGGTTCGCTGCGTCCGCTTTGACCAGAGCGTCTTTCACATTTTGCGCGATCAGCTTGGCATTGACCGGACTCAACCAAACGTGAGGGTCCATACCCGACTGCTCGTCTTGATGCTCATCCTTGTGTTCGTCATGAGCGGCAGCTTCGTGCCCTTTATCTTCTTCATGACCATGATCATGTCCGTCATCCGTACCTGGAATGAGCTTAATCCTATGGCTTGCTTCCACGGCAGTCATTTGCGAATTCTTATCCAAGCTGCTCAGCGTCTGATCGACCCAGCCCTCGAACCCAGCTCCCAAATAGATGAATAAATCGGCCTTGGACAGGTTCGACATATCCTGGCCCTTCGGCGACCAATCATGAGGTTCAACTCCTGTTGGAACCAGATTGATCACGTTCACATGCTCCCCGCCAATTTTGGACGTGAAATCATACAGCGGATAAAAGCTTGCCACCACGTTGATTTTCCCATCCTCAAGGGCTTGCTGCGGCTTGCTGCTGCAGCCAGATAATATGATAGATAGCATGAGAACAAAAATAAATGGAATAACAGTACGTTGATACAGCTTTTGAAACGACATCATTAGATTCTCCCCTTTATGTAAATCGTAATTATTTTTATTTATGAAGCAACAACGAAGATTATACCCCCCTCCAGACAACTTGTCAACGGTAAATGTAGAAATTACGATTGAGCTCCACATGGTATGTAAAAAGACCCTACAACCGGCTGATAGCCGCGCGCCATAGGGTCTTTTAGTCAGAGAGTTCTTCTTATTTCCATGCCCAAAGTGAACGTTCTTTCGTTATTTTACTACGGAGCCGTTAGGAATTGAATCGGAAACTGTCGCCAGTGTTAATAGATCTCCCTGGGAAGCCGCCAAAATCATACCCTGAGACAGCTCTCCGCGCAGCTTGACTGGCTTCAAATTGGTAACGCAGATGACTTTGCGTCCGATCATCTGCTCCGGCGTGTAATACTTGGCTATGCCGGAGACAACCTGCCGCTGTTCGAAACCAAGATCAAGCTGCAGCTTTAGCAGCTTGTCCGCTTTCTTGACCGGCTCTGCCGCGATGACCTGGGCCACGCGCAGCTCGACCTTAAAGAAATCGTCAATGGAGATTTCCGGCGCCATTTCCTCTTCCGCTTCAGCTGCCGGGGCTGCTGGGGCTGCAGAAGCCGCTTCCGGTTCGGACGCCTTCGCTCCCCCGCCCATGGACTCAGCAATGTAGGC
This genomic window contains:
- a CDS encoding metal ABC transporter permease, producing the protein MDIFTEYFFQRALLGGLLIGLTAPLMGVFLVLRRLSMIGDTLAHVSIAGVALGFLINVYPIGVGLIFALLASFAIEWLRKAYKTYAELSIAIIMSGGIALATFLFTMGKGFNINVMSYLFGSIYTLDSTDLWVVGIVAVVVSAFVLINYKEMFLLFFDEDAAGVSGLPLRFYNIMITMLTALVISVSIKIVGALLVSSLLTIPVACSLLVARSFKHSIFWSILFAETAVLIGLTSAGVWDLAPGATVVLVLIAMLICIMFVKRGLRS
- a CDS encoding metal ABC transporter ATP-binding protein, whose translation is MLNHAQSGCHQQIVTIDDVFFSYENKTVIQNLSYSILERDFVGLIGANGAGKTTLLKMIVGLLKPTSGEIRLFGQSLKEFRDWERIGYVPQKNALNPLFPATVREVVTSGLFGKKNMFRRLTKQQRSKCDDALYAMRIEDLADRRIGQLSGGQQQRVFLARALVNNPELLILDEPTVGIDAETQAGFFRMIRHMHQHHHITFLMVSHDMDMMESYLGSEPAEKSGGLSFYVKHTHEPENCRETDLTHSMQQLREKMEVLT
- a CDS encoding zinc ABC transporter substrate-binding protein, with product MMSFQKLYQRTVIPFIFVLMLSIILSGCSSKPQQALEDGKINVVASFYPLYDFTSKIGGEHVNVINLVPTGVEPHDWSPKGQDMSNLSKADLFIYLGAGFEGWVDQTLSSLDKNSQMTAVEASHRIKLIPGTDDGHDHGHEEDKGHEAAAHDEHKDEHQDEQSGMDPHVWLSPVNAKLIAQNVKDALVKADAANQADYEANFKKLSDQLDELHNQYNEKLAGTSKKEIVVSHQSFGYLAHEYGLTQKSIMGLSADAEPTSKDMQGILKFIKDNQLKYIFFEELVSDKLARTLANDAGVETLVLNPIEGLTEEQVQQGEDYVSIMENNLNNLLKALQ